One genomic window of Geodermatophilus sp. DSM 44513 includes the following:
- a CDS encoding TIGR00730 family Rossman fold protein, which translates to MRVAVFTGSQSGPPSHRAAAARLAGDLARAGVGLVYGGGRAGLMGVVADAALAAGGDVVGVIPQHLVDDELAHPGLPRLEVVATMHERKARMTELADAFVALPGAAGTLDELFEAWTWGMLGLHAKPVVLVDVDGFWQPLLAQLHRMVDDGYLDAARLDALGVVTGAAELVAFVERYEHPARKWSGVRP; encoded by the coding sequence GTGCGCGTCGCCGTCTTCACCGGGTCCCAGAGCGGGCCGCCGTCGCACCGGGCGGCGGCGGCCCGGCTCGCCGGGGACCTCGCCCGCGCCGGCGTGGGTCTGGTCTACGGCGGTGGGCGCGCCGGGCTGATGGGCGTGGTGGCCGACGCCGCCCTGGCCGCCGGCGGGGACGTCGTCGGCGTCATCCCCCAGCACCTGGTGGACGACGAGCTGGCCCACCCCGGGCTGCCGCGGCTCGAGGTGGTGGCGACGATGCACGAGCGCAAGGCGCGGATGACCGAGCTGGCCGACGCGTTCGTCGCCCTGCCCGGCGCCGCGGGCACCCTCGACGAGCTGTTCGAGGCCTGGACCTGGGGGATGCTCGGCCTGCACGCCAAGCCGGTCGTCCTGGTCGACGTCGACGGGTTCTGGCAGCCGCTGCTGGCCCAGCTGCACCGCATGGTGGACGACGGCTACCTCGACGCGGCCCGGTTGGACGCGCTGGGCGTGGTCACCGGGGCGGCGGAGCTGGTCGCGTTCGTGGAGCGCTACGAGCACCCGGCGCGCAAGTGGAGCGGCGTCCGCCCCTGA
- a CDS encoding VOC family protein: MASGVANVWVPVDDMDRALAFYRDTLGLQEKMSTPEWSELDAGGLNIGLNAREGTARHADGGAVISFQPDGDLDAEVQALRDKGVEFTGDISEYEWGRLAPFKDSEGNDLQLYAPPRS, translated from the coding sequence ATGGCCAGCGGAGTGGCGAACGTGTGGGTCCCGGTGGACGACATGGACCGGGCCCTGGCGTTCTACCGGGACACCCTGGGTCTGCAGGAGAAGATGTCGACCCCCGAGTGGAGCGAGCTCGACGCCGGCGGCCTGAACATCGGGCTCAATGCGCGGGAGGGGACGGCCCGGCACGCCGACGGCGGCGCGGTCATCTCCTTCCAGCCCGACGGCGACCTGGACGCCGAGGTGCAGGCGCTGCGCGACAAGGGCGTGGAGTTCACCGGCGACATCTCCGAGTACGAGTGGGGCCGGCTGGCGCCCTTCAAGGACTCCGAGGGCAACGACCTGCAGCTGTACGCCCCGCCGCGCTCCTGA
- a CDS encoding NUDIX domain-containing protein: MLASTDGWTTCALGHRHWGRAGAAGLLVHRAGDDGPELLLQHRAVWSHHGGTWGTPGGALHAGESAEHGALREVHEELGLLPQDLELGPVSVDDHGGWRYTTVLARPVRRIEAADLRLDGESTGVAWIALGDLVSVPLHPGFEASLYRLHDLLVG, encoded by the coding sequence GTGCTCGCCTCCACCGACGGCTGGACCACCTGCGCCCTCGGCCACCGGCACTGGGGGCGGGCCGGCGCCGCCGGGTTGCTCGTGCACCGCGCCGGCGACGACGGCCCGGAGCTGCTGCTGCAGCACCGGGCGGTGTGGTCCCACCACGGCGGCACCTGGGGGACGCCGGGGGGCGCGCTGCACGCCGGGGAGTCCGCGGAGCACGGCGCGCTGCGCGAGGTGCACGAGGAGCTCGGGCTGCTCCCGCAGGACCTCGAGCTCGGCCCCGTCTCCGTCGACGACCACGGCGGCTGGCGCTACACGACGGTGCTGGCCCGCCCGGTGCGCCGGATCGAGGCCGCCGACCTGCGGCTGGACGGCGAGAGCACCGGCGTCGCCTGGATCGCCCTCGGCGACCTGGTGTCCGTGCCGCTGCACCCGGGGTTCGAGGCCTCGCTGTACCGCCTGCACGACCTCCTGGTCGGCTGA
- a CDS encoding endonuclease/exonuclease/phosphatase family protein: MRVGTLNIASGRSPAGPVLDAHGLGRAVADLDVDVLAVQEVDAGQPRSHRVDQAAALATGLGAEDWRTAATVDGTPSPFRTWTPADPALRGPGSSTEGPAYGIALVSRLPVLEWSVLGLGAGRARLPLQGPDPRTGRLRWWWIPDEPRVAVAARFAHLTVVATHLSFAPHTSVRQLLRLRRWMGAMAGPVVLAGDLNLPGGVPARLLGATALVRAPSFPASGPRVQLDHLLAVGGGLHGQDAATASLAVGDHRALTVTVTPA; the protein is encoded by the coding sequence GTGCGAGTCGGCACCCTGAACATCGCCTCGGGTCGCAGCCCGGCCGGCCCCGTCCTCGACGCGCACGGCCTCGGGCGGGCGGTCGCCGACCTGGACGTCGACGTGCTCGCCGTCCAGGAGGTCGACGCCGGGCAGCCCCGCTCGCACCGGGTCGACCAGGCCGCCGCCCTGGCCACCGGGCTCGGTGCGGAGGACTGGCGGACCGCGGCGACGGTGGACGGCACGCCGTCCCCGTTCCGCACCTGGACGCCGGCCGACCCGGCGCTGCGCGGGCCGGGCTCGAGCACCGAGGGCCCGGCCTACGGCATCGCGCTGGTCAGCCGGCTGCCGGTGCTCGAGTGGTCGGTGCTGGGGCTGGGGGCCGGCCGGGCGCGGCTGCCGCTGCAGGGTCCGGACCCGCGCACCGGCCGGCTGCGCTGGTGGTGGATCCCCGACGAGCCGCGGGTCGCCGTCGCCGCGCGGTTCGCGCACCTCACCGTGGTGGCCACCCACCTGTCCTTCGCCCCGCACACCTCGGTGCGCCAGCTGCTCCGGCTGCGCCGCTGGATGGGCGCCATGGCGGGGCCCGTGGTGCTGGCCGGCGACCTCAACCTGCCCGGCGGGGTGCCCGCTCGGCTGCTCGGCGCCACCGCGCTGGTGCGCGCGCCGAGCTTCCCGGCGTCCGGCCCGCGGGTGCAGCTGGACCACCTGCTGGCCGTCGGCGGCGGCCTGCACGGCCAGGACGCGGCCACGGCGTCCCTGGCCGTCGGCGACCACCGCGCCCTCACCGTGACCGTCACCCCGGCCTGA
- a CDS encoding 1,4-dihydroxy-2-naphthoyl-CoA synthase codes for MTAREDVSEIFDSAAWRPVEGFDLTDLTYHRAVDAGVVRIAFDRPEVRNAFRPQTVDELIAVLDHARLSTDVGCVLLTGNGPSPRDGGWAFCSGGDQRVRGRYGYEHAQGSSGRLHVLEAQRLIRFMPKVVVCVVPGWAAGGGHSLHVVSDLTLASAEHARFKQTDADVGSFDGGFGSAYLARQVGQKYAREVFFLGEEYSAEDAHRMGMVNRVVPHADLERVALDWGRRIVAKSPTAQRMLKYSFNLIDDGLVGQQLFAGETTRLAYTAEEAVEGRDAFLEKRDPDFSRFPWHV; via the coding sequence ATGACCGCGCGCGAGGACGTCTCGGAGATCTTCGACAGCGCAGCGTGGCGGCCGGTCGAGGGCTTCGACCTCACCGACCTCACCTACCACCGCGCCGTCGACGCCGGCGTCGTCCGCATCGCCTTCGACCGGCCCGAGGTGCGCAACGCCTTCCGCCCGCAGACCGTCGACGAGCTGATCGCCGTCCTCGACCACGCCCGGCTGTCCACCGACGTCGGGTGCGTGCTGCTCACCGGCAACGGCCCCAGCCCGCGGGACGGCGGCTGGGCGTTCTGCTCCGGCGGCGACCAGCGCGTCCGCGGGCGGTACGGCTACGAGCACGCGCAGGGCAGCTCCGGGCGGCTGCACGTGCTGGAGGCCCAGCGGCTGATCCGCTTCATGCCCAAGGTCGTCGTCTGCGTCGTCCCCGGCTGGGCGGCCGGCGGCGGGCACAGCCTGCACGTGGTGTCCGACCTGACCCTGGCCAGCGCCGAGCACGCCCGCTTCAAGCAGACCGACGCCGACGTGGGCAGCTTCGACGGCGGCTTCGGCTCGGCGTACCTCGCCCGGCAGGTCGGCCAGAAGTACGCGCGGGAGGTCTTCTTCCTCGGCGAGGAGTACTCCGCCGAGGACGCGCACCGGATGGGCATGGTCAACCGCGTCGTCCCCCACGCCGACCTCGAGCGCGTCGCGCTGGACTGGGGACGGCGCATCGTGGCCAAGAGCCCCACCGCGCAGCGGATGCTCAAGTACTCGTTCAACCTGATAGACGACGGGCTGGTCGGTCAGCAGCTGTTCGCGGGGGAGACGACCCGGCTGGCCTACACGGCCGAGGAGGCCGTCGAGGGCCGCGACGCCTTCCTGGAGAAGCGGGACCCGGACTTCAGCCGGTTCCCCTGGCACGTCTGA
- a CDS encoding TetR-like C-terminal domain-containing protein: MSGTPGRPLSPELSEQLLTVAVDILAQEGWGKLNSDRVATRARAGKAGIYRRWPTMAAMARSAAARFTLVEVPADHGSLRDDLAALVERWCRPLDREERAAASLVGAARHEEDLRAALDTALVHPLAEAVETIGARAAARGQEVPPARLALLGSVVEAFWWQRYTADRGPMSREDVQRVLDEVLLPVVAPDGERTPV; the protein is encoded by the coding sequence ATGAGCGGGACACCCGGCCGGCCGCTGAGTCCCGAGCTGTCCGAGCAGCTGCTCACCGTCGCCGTCGACATCCTGGCCCAGGAGGGCTGGGGCAAGCTCAACAGCGACCGCGTGGCCACGCGTGCCCGGGCCGGCAAGGCGGGCATCTACCGGCGCTGGCCGACGATGGCGGCCATGGCCCGCTCGGCGGCCGCGCGGTTCACCCTGGTGGAGGTCCCGGCCGACCACGGCTCCCTGCGGGACGACCTCGCCGCGCTGGTCGAGCGGTGGTGCCGGCCGCTGGACCGGGAGGAGCGGGCCGCGGCCAGCCTGGTCGGTGCGGCCCGGCACGAGGAGGACCTCCGCGCCGCGCTGGACACCGCCCTGGTCCACCCGCTCGCCGAGGCCGTCGAGACGATCGGCGCCCGGGCGGCCGCGCGGGGACAGGAGGTGCCGCCGGCCCGGCTGGCCCTGCTCGGCTCGGTCGTCGAGGCCTTCTGGTGGCAGCGCTACACCGCCGACCGCGGGCCGATGAGCCGCGAGGACGTGCAGCGGGTGCTCGACGAGGTGCTGCTGCCGGTGGTCGCCCCGGACGGGGAGCGCACCCCGGTCTGA
- a CDS encoding TetR/AcrR family transcriptional regulator codes for MSEAIDRRARKKAQTRTSIRETAQALFAERGFEAVTIADIATAADVAVQTVFNHFPTKEDLFFDGHTPWVEGAAEAVRHRDAGVAPLEALHAHLVDRVAAHVRQLGTREGRSFDSTLEASPALRSRERELHHEAVNRVTDALVEAWEAEGGAPLVPTDARTAASVTAAVWLAAVRTLIVQNRRVLSGQAGAPADTEEGEAVARMVADQVFTGLGSALATPAAGGLQRIG; via the coding sequence GTGAGTGAGGCAATCGACCGGCGCGCTCGGAAGAAGGCGCAGACCCGGACGTCCATCCGCGAGACCGCGCAGGCACTGTTCGCCGAGCGCGGCTTCGAGGCGGTGACGATTGCCGACATCGCCACGGCCGCCGACGTCGCGGTCCAGACGGTGTTCAACCACTTCCCGACGAAGGAGGACCTCTTCTTCGACGGGCACACCCCGTGGGTCGAGGGCGCCGCGGAGGCGGTCCGCCACCGGGACGCGGGCGTGGCACCCCTGGAGGCGCTGCACGCCCACCTGGTCGACCGGGTCGCCGCGCACGTGCGCCAGCTGGGCACGCGGGAGGGCCGCTCCTTCGACTCGACGCTGGAGGCCTCCCCGGCACTGCGCTCCCGGGAGCGCGAGCTGCACCACGAGGCGGTCAACCGGGTGACCGACGCCCTGGTGGAGGCGTGGGAGGCCGAGGGCGGCGCACCGCTGGTCCCGACCGACGCGCGCACCGCCGCATCGGTCACCGCCGCGGTCTGGCTGGCCGCCGTCCGGACGCTCATCGTGCAGAACCGCCGGGTGCTCTCCGGTCAGGCCGGTGCGCCGGCGGACACCGAGGAGGGCGAGGCCGTGGCGCGCATGGTCGCCGACCAGGTCTTCACCGGCCTGGGCTCGGCGCTGGCCACACCGGCCGCCGGCGGGCTCCAGCGCATCGGCTGA
- a CDS encoding Gfo/Idh/MocA family protein, producing the protein MGHDSPRDRIRVGLVGAGGVGARHARTLAGFPDVELVGLADAVPGAADALAAELGVPVARDADELLAHDLDGIWLCVPPFAHGELELAAVRAGVPFLVEKPLATGVAVAEQVARAVAAAGLPTATGYHWRHLDTVAAARAVCAAHRPRLVDATWLDRVPPPAWWSRRERSGGQVVEQLTHVLDLARLLAGEVVEVRATAAPSGAEGRDVDDATAALLAFDSGAVGTVTAACSLPGKLRAGLDVVCDGAAVELTETSLTVTTAEGATRSEPRVDARTAVDRAFLDVLAGGAPAEGLVDYAEALRTHRVAVAIAESARSGDAVRP; encoded by the coding sequence ATGGGCCACGACTCCCCGAGGGACCGCATCCGCGTCGGGCTGGTCGGGGCCGGGGGTGTCGGGGCCCGCCACGCGCGGACCCTCGCCGGCTTCCCCGACGTCGAGCTGGTGGGTCTCGCCGACGCCGTCCCGGGGGCCGCCGACGCACTCGCCGCCGAGCTGGGCGTGCCGGTCGCCCGGGACGCCGACGAGCTGCTGGCCCACGACCTCGACGGCATCTGGTTGTGCGTGCCCCCCTTCGCCCACGGCGAGCTGGAGCTGGCCGCCGTCCGCGCCGGGGTGCCCTTCCTCGTCGAGAAGCCGCTGGCCACCGGCGTCGCGGTCGCCGAGCAGGTGGCGCGGGCGGTGGCGGCCGCCGGCCTGCCCACCGCCACCGGCTACCACTGGCGGCACCTGGACACCGTGGCCGCCGCCCGCGCGGTGTGCGCCGCGCACCGGCCCCGGCTGGTCGACGCCACCTGGCTGGACAGGGTGCCGCCGCCGGCGTGGTGGTCGCGGCGGGAGCGCTCCGGTGGGCAGGTGGTCGAACAGCTCACCCACGTGCTCGACCTGGCCCGCCTGCTGGCCGGCGAGGTGGTCGAGGTGCGCGCCACCGCCGCACCGTCCGGCGCCGAGGGCCGCGACGTGGACGACGCGACCGCGGCACTGCTCGCCTTCGACTCCGGCGCCGTGGGCACGGTCACCGCGGCCTGCTCGCTGCCGGGCAAGCTGCGCGCCGGCCTGGACGTGGTGTGCGACGGCGCGGCGGTCGAGCTGACCGAGACCTCCCTCACCGTGACCACCGCCGAGGGCGCCACCCGCAGCGAGCCGCGGGTGGACGCGCGGACCGCGGTCGACCGGGCCTTCCTCGACGTGCTGGCCGGAGGCGCGCCGGCCGAGGGGCTGGTCGACTACGCCGAGGCGCTGCGCACCCACCGGGTGGCCGTCGCGATCGCCGAGTCGGCCCGGTCGGGGGACGCCGTCCGCCCGTGA
- a CDS encoding glycosyltransferase: protein MKVLMDAGPWLPVPPPGYGGLENVVATLTTELRARGHTVVLASVGNATLPVDGLVSAFPTGRFEQLGGPYPQVVGTAHAHEQVVLSTIAEHALAGEPFDLVHSHVEVVGPALLAGLGDAAPPTLATLHWDTRRNADFWATFDGRGRVWFAGVSATQVAQAPARLRAQVAGVVPLAVPVDDVPPVPRTDRSGSVLVLARLCEPKGIDTALRACRAAGVPLVLAGPVGGLPDRPALERALATPGHPARSHPDVAWFTEHVDPHLDGVHARWVGSVGGAAKDELLRTSRAVLFPIRWEEPGGTAVCEALAAGTPVVAMARGCLPSLVDDGRTGFLAADEAGFTAALGRLDEIDPETCAAEARRRFAPAVMADGYERLYAETVARARGRSALPRRLPVG from the coding sequence GTGAAGGTGCTCATGGACGCCGGCCCGTGGCTGCCGGTGCCCCCGCCGGGCTACGGCGGCCTGGAGAACGTCGTCGCCACGCTGACCACCGAGCTGCGGGCCCGCGGGCACACCGTCGTCCTGGCCTCGGTCGGGAACGCCACGCTGCCGGTCGACGGCCTGGTCAGCGCCTTCCCCACCGGCCGCTTCGAGCAGTTGGGCGGCCCGTACCCGCAGGTGGTGGGCACCGCGCACGCGCACGAGCAGGTGGTGCTGTCGACCATCGCCGAGCACGCCCTGGCCGGTGAGCCGTTCGACCTGGTGCACAGCCACGTCGAGGTCGTCGGCCCCGCGCTGCTCGCCGGCCTCGGGGACGCCGCTCCGCCCACGCTGGCCACGCTGCACTGGGACACCCGCCGCAACGCCGACTTCTGGGCCACCTTCGACGGCCGGGGCCGGGTCTGGTTCGCCGGCGTCTCGGCCACCCAGGTGGCGCAGGCGCCGGCCCGGCTGCGCGCCCAGGTGGCCGGCGTCGTCCCGCTGGCGGTGCCGGTCGACGACGTCCCACCGGTGCCGCGGACGGACCGGTCCGGCTCGGTGCTGGTGCTGGCCCGGCTGTGCGAGCCCAAGGGCATCGACACGGCGCTGCGCGCCTGCCGGGCCGCCGGGGTGCCGCTGGTTCTGGCCGGCCCGGTCGGCGGGCTGCCCGACCGGCCGGCGCTGGAGCGCGCGCTGGCCACCCCGGGGCACCCGGCCCGCTCGCACCCCGACGTCGCCTGGTTCACCGAGCACGTCGACCCGCACCTGGACGGCGTGCACGCGCGCTGGGTCGGCAGCGTCGGCGGCGCGGCCAAGGACGAGCTGCTGCGCACGTCCCGCGCGGTGCTGTTCCCGATCCGCTGGGAGGAGCCCGGCGGCACCGCGGTGTGCGAGGCGCTGGCCGCCGGGACGCCGGTGGTCGCCATGGCCCGCGGCTGCCTGCCCTCGCTGGTCGACGACGGGCGCACGGGTTTCCTGGCCGCCGACGAGGCGGGCTTCACCGCGGCGCTGGGGCGGCTGGACGAGATCGACCCGGAGACCTGCGCGGCCGAGGCGCGCCGCCGCTTCGCCCCCGCCGTCATGGCCGACGGGTACGAGCGGCTCTACGCCGAGACGGTGGCCCGTGCACGGGGCCGCAGCGCCCTCCCGCGGCGGCTCCCCGTCGGGTGA
- a CDS encoding glucosyl-3-phosphoglycerate synthase, with protein MRPDVRRWLDRRTFTADTWQAADLVAAKRARGSTVSVVLPALDEERTVGAIVAAIRAALVERCPLVDEVVVVDSGSSDRTAEVAAAAGACVVSVDTVLPRHGARPGKGEALWKSLHATHGDLLVFVDADLIAFDPGFVVGLLGPLLTDPGIGYVKALYDRPLTTTDGIVPSGGGRVTELLARPLLNAFWPELAGFVQPLSGEYAGRRELLEQVPFVSGYGVELGLLVDLVALAGLDALAQVDLGTRQHSHQADAALGRMAGQILQTALARRPGGERPHSELLQFLRTADGLEGVSWDVGVVERPPMRSVRDAERRPGRRA; from the coding sequence GTGCGCCCTGACGTCCGACGCTGGCTCGACCGCCGCACTTTCACCGCCGACACGTGGCAGGCCGCCGACCTGGTCGCCGCCAAGCGCGCCCGCGGCTCCACCGTCAGCGTGGTGCTGCCGGCCCTCGACGAGGAGCGCACCGTGGGCGCCATCGTGGCCGCGATCCGCGCGGCCCTGGTGGAGCGCTGCCCGCTGGTCGACGAGGTGGTCGTCGTCGACAGCGGCTCCAGCGACCGGACGGCGGAGGTGGCGGCGGCCGCGGGCGCCTGCGTCGTCTCCGTCGACACGGTGCTCCCCCGGCACGGCGCCCGGCCCGGCAAGGGCGAGGCGCTGTGGAAGTCGCTGCACGCCACCCACGGTGACCTGCTGGTGTTCGTCGACGCCGACCTCATCGCCTTCGACCCGGGGTTCGTCGTCGGGCTGCTCGGCCCGCTGCTCACCGACCCCGGCATCGGCTACGTCAAGGCCCTCTACGACCGGCCGCTGACCACCACCGACGGCATCGTCCCCTCCGGTGGGGGCCGGGTCACCGAGCTGCTCGCCCGCCCGCTGCTCAACGCGTTCTGGCCGGAGCTGGCGGGGTTCGTGCAGCCGCTGTCCGGTGAGTACGCCGGCCGCCGGGAGCTGCTCGAGCAGGTGCCGTTCGTCTCCGGCTACGGCGTGGAGCTCGGCCTGCTGGTCGACCTGGTGGCCCTCGCCGGCCTGGACGCCCTGGCGCAGGTCGACCTGGGCACCCGCCAGCACAGCCACCAGGCCGACGCCGCGCTGGGCCGCATGGCCGGGCAGATCCTGCAGACCGCGCTGGCCCGCCGGCCCGGCGGGGAGCGGCCGCACAGCGAACTGCTGCAGTTCCTGCGCACCGCCGACGGCCTGGAGGGCGTCAGCTGGGACGTCGGGGTGGTGGAGCGCCCGCCGATGCGGTCGGTCCGGGACGCCGAGCGCCGGCCGGGGAGGCGGGCGTGA
- a CDS encoding glucosyl-3-phosphoglycerate synthase, producing MRPDARAWFELRTTVARTVGALDLDALLAAKRRGQHRVSVVLPARDEEATVGGLVADLHESWVTGTPLVDELLVVDSDSTDGTAAAARAAGADVVAAADVLPGHGSRPGKGEALWKSLAATTGDLVVFLDADLLGDVRHFVPGLLAPLLTDPQVDYVKGCYTRPLEVDGAWVPAGGGRVTELTARPLLNALWPELAGFVQPLGGEYAGRRSALEQVPFVSGYGVEVGLLVDLLRLSGLAGLAQVDLGVRRHTSQGQEALGRMAGQVVSTVLARAGTGSEAGGLLTQFRHDGGGFVPVSAPVAVDERPPMVTVPEYRALLAEEVVG from the coding sequence ATGCGACCCGACGCCCGCGCCTGGTTCGAGCTGCGCACCACCGTGGCCCGCACGGTGGGCGCCCTCGACCTCGACGCCCTGCTCGCCGCCAAGCGCCGCGGGCAGCACCGGGTCAGCGTCGTGCTGCCCGCCCGGGACGAGGAGGCCACGGTCGGCGGCCTGGTCGCCGACCTGCACGAGTCCTGGGTGACCGGCACCCCGCTGGTCGACGAGCTGCTCGTCGTGGACTCCGACTCCACCGACGGGACCGCCGCGGCCGCCCGTGCGGCAGGAGCCGACGTCGTCGCCGCCGCCGACGTGCTGCCCGGCCACGGCAGCCGCCCGGGCAAGGGCGAGGCGCTGTGGAAGTCGCTGGCCGCCACCACCGGTGACCTCGTCGTCTTCCTGGACGCCGACCTGCTCGGCGACGTCCGGCACTTCGTGCCCGGCCTGCTCGCGCCGCTGCTCACCGACCCGCAGGTCGACTACGTCAAGGGCTGCTACACCCGGCCGCTGGAGGTGGACGGCGCCTGGGTCCCGGCCGGCGGCGGGCGGGTGACCGAGCTGACCGCCCGTCCGCTGCTCAACGCGCTGTGGCCCGAGCTGGCCGGGTTCGTGCAGCCGCTGGGCGGCGAGTACGCCGGACGGCGGTCCGCGCTGGAGCAGGTGCCGTTCGTGTCCGGCTACGGCGTGGAGGTCGGGCTGCTGGTCGACCTGCTGCGGCTGTCCGGGCTGGCCGGCCTGGCGCAGGTCGACCTGGGCGTGCGCCGGCACACCTCGCAGGGCCAGGAGGCACTCGGCCGGATGGCGGGCCAGGTGGTGTCCACGGTGCTCGCCCGGGCCGGCACCGGGTCCGAGGCCGGCGGGCTGCTGACCCAGTTCCGGCACGACGGCGGCGGCTTCGTGCCGGTCAGCGCGCCGGTGGCGGTCGACGAGCGGCCGCCGATGGTGACCGTGCCGGAGTACCGGGCGCTGCTGGCCGAGGAGGTCGTCGGGTGA
- a CDS encoding phage holin family protein codes for MTAAVGRVLQRGRTPARVLLTWAASTAALVVLDRWLGGFAMPSGWQPPLTALLLGLLTGVVWPLVLRVALPLAVVTLGLGSFLLLGAAVLGLSFLVPGVVVADLRTAVVVAVTMAGVSGVVSSVLAIDEDELFFRRARRRARGTAGAGPRPTGVLFLQVDGLSHDTARRAVRDGTMPHLANWLRSGSHVLTSWHTDWSSQTGASVCGILHGSNADVPGFRWYDKERDRVVRVSSPADAAAIERAHSDGRGLLAGGGAGHGNLFTGDAEHVSLTMSALAHLVPGGGRRARRRRARAGAGYYAYFADPVNALRTVAVSVVDVYRELVAAARERRDDVRPRVSRGGLYPLVRPATTVVSRDVVVFALLEDVLAGRPVAYADFLGYDEAAHHGGLERADSLAVLRSIDQQVGRLHRAARLAPREYHLVCLSDHGQTQGEPFASRFGETVEQLVGRLCGAGGGDLPDRALTGPRDSRRLTEGWQVGAALAEGGGPVARRLRERVERAEQVPHAHELPAGRAGRVPRAAPGVVVTVSGHTAMVSFPDVPGRVSLEEVERHWPALLPGLVDHDGVGFVLVHSAEHGPVVLGRDGVHRLATGEVLGEDPLGPYGPHAARLVARGSTFGNCADVVVNSRYDPDTDEASAFEPHVGSHGGLGGPQQHGFLLHPRAFRPPGEVVGAEALHRVLRGWLSDLGHPEPTGDGARVGELSATARRVSRVGV; via the coding sequence GTGACCGCGGCGGTCGGGCGGGTCCTGCAGCGGGGCCGGACGCCGGCCCGCGTCCTGCTCACCTGGGCGGCCAGCACTGCCGCCCTCGTCGTCCTCGACCGCTGGCTCGGTGGGTTCGCGATGCCGTCGGGCTGGCAGCCGCCGCTGACCGCCCTGCTGCTGGGACTGCTCACCGGGGTGGTGTGGCCGCTGGTCCTGCGGGTCGCGCTGCCGCTGGCCGTCGTCACCCTGGGCCTGGGCAGCTTCCTGCTGCTGGGCGCCGCGGTGCTCGGCCTGTCCTTCCTGGTGCCCGGCGTGGTCGTCGCCGACCTGCGCACCGCCGTCGTCGTCGCCGTCACCATGGCCGGCGTCTCCGGGGTGGTCAGCAGCGTGCTGGCCATCGACGAGGACGAGCTGTTCTTCCGCCGCGCCCGCCGCCGGGCGAGGGGGACGGCGGGGGCCGGGCCGCGCCCGACCGGCGTGCTGTTCCTGCAGGTCGACGGGCTGTCCCACGACACCGCCCGGCGGGCCGTCCGCGACGGCACGATGCCGCACCTGGCCAACTGGCTGCGCTCCGGCAGCCACGTGCTGACCTCCTGGCACACCGACTGGAGCTCGCAGACCGGCGCCTCGGTCTGCGGCATCCTGCACGGCTCGAACGCCGACGTCCCCGGGTTCCGCTGGTACGACAAGGAGCGCGACCGCGTCGTCCGGGTCTCCTCGCCGGCCGACGCCGCCGCCATCGAGCGGGCGCACTCCGACGGCCGCGGGCTGCTGGCCGGCGGCGGGGCCGGCCACGGCAACCTGTTCACCGGGGACGCCGAGCACGTCAGCCTGACGATGAGCGCGCTGGCGCACCTGGTACCCGGAGGCGGCCGGCGCGCCCGCCGCCGGCGCGCGCGGGCCGGTGCGGGCTACTACGCCTACTTCGCCGACCCGGTGAACGCGCTGCGCACCGTCGCGGTCTCCGTCGTCGACGTGTACCGGGAACTGGTCGCGGCGGCCCGGGAGCGCCGCGACGACGTCCGCCCGCGGGTGTCGCGCGGCGGGCTCTACCCGCTGGTCCGCCCGGCGACGACGGTGGTCTCCCGTGACGTCGTCGTCTTCGCGCTGCTGGAGGACGTGCTGGCCGGGCGGCCGGTCGCCTACGCGGACTTCCTCGGCTACGACGAGGCGGCCCACCACGGCGGGCTGGAGCGGGCCGACAGCCTCGCCGTGCTGCGCAGCATCGACCAGCAGGTCGGCCGGCTGCACCGCGCCGCCCGACTAGCCCCGCGGGAGTACCACCTGGTGTGCTTGTCCGACCACGGGCAGACCCAGGGCGAGCCCTTCGCCAGCCGGTTCGGGGAGACCGTCGAGCAGCTGGTCGGCCGCCTCTGCGGCGCCGGCGGGGGCGACCTGCCCGACCGCGCCCTGACCGGCCCGCGGGACAGCCGCCGGCTCACCGAGGGCTGGCAGGTCGGGGCCGCGCTGGCCGAGGGCGGCGGGCCGGTCGCCCGCCGGCTGCGCGAGCGGGTGGAGCGGGCGGAGCAGGTGCCGCACGCCCACGAGCTGCCCGCCGGCCGCGCGGGCCGGGTGCCGCGGGCCGCCCCCGGCGTGGTCGTCACCGTCTCCGGCCACACCGCGATGGTCTCCTTCCCGGACGTCCCCGGGCGGGTGTCGCTGGAGGAGGTCGAGCGGCACTGGCCGGCGCTGCTGCCCGGCCTGGTCGACCACGACGGCGTCGGCTTCGTCCTCGTGCACTCCGCGGAGCACGGCCCGGTGGTGCTCGGCCGCGACGGGGTGCACCGGCTGGCCACCGGCGAGGTCCTCGGCGAGGACCCGCTGGGCCCCTACGGGCCGCACGCCGCGCGGCTGGTGGCCCGCGGGTCGACGTTCGGCAACTGCGCCGACGTGGTGGTCAACAGCCGCTACGACCCGGACACCGACGAGGCCTCGGCCTTCGAGCCGCACGTCGGCTCGCACGGCGGGCTGGGCGGGCCACAGCAGCACGGCTTCCTGCTGCACCCCCGGGCGTTCCGCCCGCCGGGAGAGGTGGTCGGCGCGGAGGCACTGCACCGGGTGCTGCGCGGCTGGCTCAGCGACCTGGGCCACCCGGAGCCGACCGGTGATGGGGCCCGCGTGGGCGAGCTCAGCGCGACGGCCCGTCGTGTCTCTCGCGTGGGGGTGTGA